A genomic stretch from Triplophysa dalaica isolate WHDGS20190420 chromosome 4, ASM1584641v1, whole genome shotgun sequence includes:
- the tal2 gene encoding T-cell acute lymphocytic leukemia protein 2, whose product MTRKVFTNTRERWRQHNVNTAFAELRKLIPTHPPEKKLSKNEILRLAMRYINFLVTLLDKQGGEPSAQSQAALLSLLAGNMQNLRTERNWTSDTDPPSPGSSCDSSEAW is encoded by the coding sequence ATGACCAGAAAGGTGTTCACCAACACTCGCGAGCGCTGGCGCCAGCACAACGTGAACACAGCCTTCGCGGAACTGAGGAAACTCATCCCCACACATCCGCCCGAGAAGAAGCTGAGCAAGAACGAGATCCTGCGGCTGGCCATGCGCTACATCAACTTTCTGGTGACTCTGCTGGACAAGCAGGGTGGAGAACCGTCGGCTCAGTCTCAAGCCGCTCTTCTGTCTCTGCTGGCGGGGAACATGCAGAACCTGCGCACAGAACGCAACTGGACCAGCGACACTGACCCGCCATCACCCGGATCCAGCTGCGACAGCTCTGAAGCATGGTGA